In one Babylonia areolata isolate BAREFJ2019XMU chromosome 12, ASM4173473v1, whole genome shotgun sequence genomic region, the following are encoded:
- the LOC143288044 gene encoding BTB/POZ domain-containing protein KCTD7-like: MSDKSDAESTDSVEEIITVRQLPVPRLKQLREDPVFIRTALDRDSGRGSERTKDSSRDGSSAAPFPPIIRLNVGGHLYMTRLSTLLKYSDSMLAAMFSGRHQVDQDKDGNYFLDSNGHIFGQILEFLRNGSLPEKKDTLMVYRDANYYGLHELVDKLSLRPEIAAYTVREAQKAQFPNYAEVRELVIRTAIVNASVNRVGEVNIYAFRKEFVPKAHNFNTLHACIADQAHVIVGPWESAADEENFVRCLETDLVEDGYNVKPHEAKRKCRYYNGQTCQKFIFRVTIIFD; the protein is encoded by the exons ATGTCTGACAAGAGCGATGCCGAGTCGACGGACTCGGTGGAAGAAATCATCACTGTTCGACAACTGCCAGTGCCTCGGTTGAAGCAACTGAGAGAGGATCCAGTTTTTATTAGGACAGCGCTGGATCGTGACAGTGGTCGTGGATCTGAAAGA ACCAAAGATTCCAGCCGAGACGGGTCATCAGCTGCCCCCTTCCCGCCCATCATCCGCCTCAACGTGGGGGGGCACCTGTACATGACCCGACTCTCCACACTCCTCAAGTACTCCGACTCCATGCTGGCGGCCATGTTCAGCGGCCGCCACCAGGTGGACCAAGACAAGGATGGTAACTACTTCCTGGACAGCAACGGCCACATCTTCGGCCAGATTCTGGAGTTTCTGAGGAACGGCAGCCTTCCAGAGAAAAAGGACACGCTCATGGTCTACAGAGATGCCAACTACTACGGCCTGCATGAGCTGGTGGACAAGCTGTCGCTGAGGCCGGAAATCGCCGCCTACACAGTGAGGGAGGCGCAGAAAGCTCAGTTCCCCAACTACGCCGAAGTGCGGGAGCTGGTCATACGCACAGCCATCGTCAACGCTTCCGTCAACCGCGTGGGCGAGGTCAACATCTACGCCTTCCGGAAGGAGTTTGTGCCCAAAGCGCACAACTTCAACACCCTGCACGCGTGCATCGCGGACCAGGCGCACGTCATTGTGGGTCCGTGGGAGTCGGCGGCCGACGAGGAGAACTTTGTGCGCTGCTTGGAAACCGACCTGGTGGAGGATGGCTACAACGTCAAGCCTCACGAAGCCAAGCGCAAGTGCCGCTACTACAATGGCCAGACGTGCCAGAAGTTCATCTTCAGGGTCACCATTATATTTGACTAG
- the LOC143288275 gene encoding uncharacterized protein LOC143288275 has protein sequence MIAGQRSIMENSKMVAVNSLRQGYKHSHTIYPLPAQPSRSVGSVDNFRFLCGSQDSLKKDPAVFRSAKPDNVSETDLRAIKYQLGIKCIVDCRSKHEYQKSHKATRLDAEYQLYTVKLPFGRNFRHDEPVTVEPVTTVETGPSDYRHYLIDFFTAYYILKIICRLPWYIKLYSIFVYLYDSFCCTGYKNFIRLIAQTVINKTGLVGQYKDMIDFSQRSICAALKLLSRKDQLPALVNCAHGKDRTGIVSALVLYCQGKSIEEIVADYALSEEGLMPAKDKLHRDIVEYLQLSEEFTTAKPETMELMFQYIVDRYGSVDNYLDHIGFGVSEQKMLRANLQGPATAEI, from the exons ATGATAGCAGGGCAAAGGTCCATCATGGAGAACTCTAAGATGGTTGCAGTGAACAGTTTGAGACAGGGATACAAGCATTCCCATACCATTTACCCGTTGCCAGCACAGCCATCCAGGAGTGTCGGGTCCGTAGATAATTTCAGATTTCTGTGTGGTTCGCAGGATAGCTTAAAAAAAGATCCTGCGGTGTTCAGATCAGCGAAGCCAGACAACGTTTCGGAGACAGATTTACGTGCTATCAAGTATCAGCTGGGCATTAAATGCATTGTTGACTGTCGTTCAAAGCATGAGTACCAGAAGAGCCATAAGGCAACCCGTCTGGATGCGGAGTACCAGCTGTACACTGTAAAGCTGCCCTTCGGTAGAAACTTCCGACATGACGAACCAGTAACAGTTGAACCAGTTACCACAGTGGAGACGGGACCCTCCGATTACAGACATTATCTGATAGACTTTTTCACTGCTTACTACATTCTGAAAATCATCTGCAGATTGCCGTGGTACATAAAGCTGTACTCCATTTTTGTCTACCTCTATGACAGCTTTTGTTGCACAGGGTACAAAAACTTTATTCGTCTGATTGCGCAAACGGTAATAAATAAGACAGGCTTGGTTGGGCAGTACAAAGATATGATTGACTTCAGCCAAAGAAGTATATGTGCAG CTCTGAAGCTGCTGAGCAGAAAGGACCAGCTGCCGGCCCTGGTCAACTGCGCACACGGCAAGGACCGCACGGGCATCGTCAGTGCTCTGGTGCTCTACTGCCAGGGGAAATCCATTGAGGAGATTGTTGCTGACTACGCCCTCTCTGAG gaaggtcTGATGCCAGCCAAGGACAAATTGCACAGGGACATAGTGGAGTACTTACAGCTGAGTGAGGAGTTCACCACTGCCAAACCGGAAACTATGGAGCTGATGTTCCAGTACATAGTAGACCG